In a single window of the Hirundo rustica isolate bHirRus1 chromosome 7, bHirRus1.pri.v3, whole genome shotgun sequence genome:
- the ZRANB3 gene encoding DNA annealing helicase and endonuclease ZRANB3 has translation MASALQGTPSLQASHLEDVDPKLSFLPERLRKKLLPFQEKGIIFALQRSGRCMIADEMGLGKTIQAIAISYYYKNEWPLLIVVPSSLRYPWVDEMEKWIPELSPDDISIIQNKTDIGGISTSKVTVLGYGLLTSDAQTLVDTLYRQNFKVVVIDESHYMKSRNATRSKILLPIVQKALRAVLLTGTPALGRPEELFMQIEALFPRRFGTWNEYAKKYCDARVRFFGKRRQWDCRGASNLKELHQLLSEIMIRRLKNDVLTQLPPKVRQRISFDLPQAAAKNLNATFAEWERLMRSVSSEATESHFSQVMSLITRMYKETAIAKAGAVKDYIKMMLDNDKLKFLVFAHHLSMLQACTEAVIESKARYIRIDGSVPSAERIHLVNQFQKDPETRVAILSIQAAGQGLTFTAATHVVFAELYWDPGHIQQAEDRAHRIGQCSSVNIHFLMARGTMDTLMWAMLNRKAKVTGSTLNGKKERMQAEEGDKDKWDFLSFAESWTPNESLEDLQNELLFTHFEKDKQHDIRSFFSPKSSKEKKRKRFSGDELLHNDSESSAVTKEDAEKSCENLDSTGMSEVETICDEDACEHEAKRAKSGGTPVSSSNKKKTSLTGKKPSLFPEKNSGLHPCGLNTSSESAAVNKVWHCSACTYINNALLPYCEMCQCPQSRDGERNAEAPRSQAEEGESEEPRRDGERAEGSAESRKGNLGELRVQQSPEIREQETVGTEKEEMDKECGEDKSDTWQIYDGLMFCASKNTDRIHLYTKDGEALNHNFIPLDIQLDNWEDLPETFQNKKNRALILRFVKEWTHLTAMKQRIVRRSGQIFCSPIRAAEELSKKQSVGSSTKRYVTREDVAAASLSKASSSGGSVRLISKDMGASLDTGASPEPSTKLLSETGSDPWALPPGHADGGSSLSKGYLQALDKRGTPLCLSCQRPTAGPRAGRAWDTRFCSHACQEDFSIRSSQSYLRSKVFQIEHGVCQRCRHNAQELYLSVRDAPGSQRKQLLESSWMSHLPLGQLNEMIRSPAEGQFWQVDHIQPVYSGGGQCSLENLQTLCTACHRERTAQQAKERSQLKRRSLATKYGCDITKFLVKK, from the exons GTGTATGATTGCTGATGAG atgGGGCTTGGAAAAACAATTCAAGCAATTGCCATTTCATATTACTACAAAAATGAATGGCCTCTCTTAATTGTAGTGCCTTCCTCTCTGAGATACCCTTGGGTGGATGAGATGGAGAAATGGATTCCAGAACTTTCTCCAGATGACATTAGCATCATTCAGAACAAAACTGATATTGG ggGAATATCAACGAGCAAAGTGACAGTTCTGGGGTATGGGCTGTTAACATCTGATGCACAGACTTTGGTAGACACTTTGTACAGGCAGAACTTTAAGGTGGTTGTGATTGATGAATCACACTATATGAAATCCAGAAATGCCACCCGTAGCAAGATTTTACTGCCAATTGTGCAGAAAGCTCTCAGAGCTGTTCTCCTCACTGGAACCCCTGCTCTAGGAAGACCTGAAGAG CTCTTCATGCAGATTGAGGCACTGTTTCCAAGAAGGTTTGGAACTTGGAATGAATATGCTAAAAAATACTGTGATGCTCGTGTCAG gttttttggtAAAAGAAGGCAATGGGACTGTAGAGGAGCTTCAAACTTAAAAGAACTACATCAACTTCTAAGTGAAATAATGATCAGAAGACTGAAGAATGATGTCCTAACTCAGTTGCCTCCCAAAGTCAGGCAACGTATTTCATTTGATCTCCCACAAGCTGCAGCAAAG AATCTGAATGCCACTTTTGCAGAGTGGGAGAGATTAATGAGAAGTGTGAGTTCGGAGGCCACTGAAAGCCACTTCTCTCAAGTCATGAGTCTGATCACACGCATGTATAAGGAAACAGCCATTGCCAAG gcaggagcagtcAAGGACTACATCAAAATGATGCTTGACAACGACAAACTGAAGTTCCTCGTCTTTGCCCATCACCTGAGCATGCTGCAGGCCTGCACAGAGGCAGTGATAGAGAGCAAG GCTCGCTACATCCGCATAGACGGGAGCGTTCCCTCTGCAGAGAGGATCCACCTCGTCAATCAGTTTCAGAAGGACCCCGAAACCCGCGTTGCTATTTTGAGTATTCAGGCAGCTGGTCAG GGATTAACGTTCACCGCTGCCACTCACGTTGTGTTTGCCGAGCTGTACTGGGATCCAGGCCACATTCAGCAGGCAGAGGACAGAGCTCACCGCATCGGGCAGTGCAGCTCTGTGAACATTCACTTCCTCATGGCCAGGGGAACCATGGACACCCTCATGTGGGCAATGCTGAACCGCAAG GCCAAAGTCACAGGCAGCACCTTGAATGGCAAGAAAGAGAGAATGCAGGCTGAAGAAGGTGATAAGGACAAATGGGATTTTTTGAGTTTTGCTGAGTCCTGGACCCCAAATGAAAGTCTAGAAGATCTCCAAAATGAACTTTTATTTACACAT TTTGAAAAGGACAAACAGCACGACATACGttccttcttttcccccaaatcctccaAGGAGAAGAAACGCAAAAGGTTTTCTGGTGATGAATTGTTACATAATGACTCAGAATCTTCTGCAGTCACCAAAGAGGATGCAGAGAAGAGCTGTGAGAACCTGGATTCCACAGGGATGAGTGAGGTGGAGACAATCTGTGATGAAGATGCTTGTGAACATGAAGCCAAAAGAGCAAAGAGTGGAGGGACCCCAGTCAGCTccagtaataaaaagaaaacatctttgaCTGGAAAAAAGCCTTCtttgtttccagaaaaaaacagtggACTCCATCCTTGTGGCTTAAATACTTCAAGTGAAAGTGCAGCTGTAAATAAAGTTTGGCACTGCAGTGCTTGCACTTACATTAACAATGCTCTGCTGCCTTACTGTGAGATGTGCCAGTGCCCCCAGAGCAGGGACG GTGAGAGAAATGCTGAAGCTCCCAGGAGCCAGGCTGAGGAAGGAGAGTCAGAGGAGCccaggagagatggagagagagcagagggcagtgctgaaagcagaaaaggaaatttgggGGAATTGAGGGTCCAGCAGTCTCCTGAAATCAGAGAACAGGAAACTGTTGGcactgaaaaggaagaaatggacAAAGAATGTGGAGAAG aTAAATCAGACACATGGCAAATATATGATGGGCTTATGTTTTGTGCAAGCAAGAATACTGATAGAATCCACCTCTATACAAAG GATGGTGAAGCACTGAATCACAATTTCATTCCATTGGACATACAGCTGGATAACTGGGAAGATTTACCAGAGACcttccagaataaaaaaaatcgTGCATTG ATCCTGAGGTTTGTGAAAGAATGGACTCATCTCACAGCAATGAAACAGAGGATTGTCAGAAGAAGTGGTCAGATATTCTGTAGTCCCATTcgtgctgcagaggagctgtcTAAAAAGCAGTCGGtgggcagcagcacaaagag GTATGTGACCAGGGAGGATGTGGCAGCAGCCTCGCTCTCCAAGGCCAGCAGCAGCGGGGGCAGCGTTCGCCTCATCTCCAAGGACATGGGGGCTTCTCTGGACACAGGTGCTTCTCCTGAACCATCCACAAA GTTGCTCTCAGAAACTGGATCCGATCCCTGGGCCCTTCCTCCAGGGCACGCCGACGGCGGCTCCTCCCTGTCCAAAGGCTATCTGCAGGCCCTGGACAAGCGGGGCACCCCGCTGTGTCTGAGCTGCCAGCGGCCCACAGCCGGGCCGCGCGCGGGCCGCGCCTGGGACACGCGCTTCTGCAGCCACGCCTGCCAGGAGGACTTCTCCATCCGCTCCAGCCAGAGCTACCTGCGCTCCAAGGTGTTCCAGATCGAGCACGGCGTGTGCCAGCGCTGCCGCCACAACGCCCAGGAGCTCTATCTCAGCGTCAGGGATGCTCCCGGCAGCcagaggaagcagctgctggagagctcGTGGATGTCTCACCTTCCCCTTGGGCAG CTGAATGAGATGATCAGGAGCCCGGCGGAGGGGCAGTTCTGGCAGGTGGACCACATCCAGCCCGTGTACAGCGGAGGAGGCCAGTGCTCCCTGGAGAACCTTCAGACCCTGTGCACTGCCTGCCACAGGGAG AGAACTGCACAACAGGCCAAGGAAAGAAGCCAGCTCAAGAGAAGGTCTTTGGCTACAAAGTATGGCTGTGATATCACCAAATTTTTGGTGAAGAAGTAA